A part of Rhipicephalus microplus isolate Deutch F79 chromosome 8, USDA_Rmic, whole genome shotgun sequence genomic DNA contains:
- the LOC142768569 gene encoding uncharacterized protein LOC142768569: MAYVELLCSHLSRVPQHEMRCLDNDGFTDLPKLADKSLPEAVSAVRAHLEHITTLRDRLDCAAHLFTCMAGLGVIGSWVLYRADRREDPTDIVSDILKKMRQRRVHGVFAKATENVCCTCLLVPEEERGRDFRPYLFVDWYTKPCVAIHETPNIHSPLLETVLRQTLGNPPRSYRVGVYRDLRSLYAGVLQLFP; the protein is encoded by the coding sequence ATGGCGTACGTGGAACTGCTGTGCTCACACCTTTCGAGAGTGCCGCAACACGAAATGCGATGCTTGGACAACGACGGCTTCACCGACCTTCCAAAGCTCGCCGACAAGTCTCTACCAGAAGCAGTCAGCGCGGTTCGCGCCCATCTGGAACACATAACCACTCTGCGCGACCGTCTGGACTGCGCGGCCCACTTATTCACCTGTATGGCCGGCCTTGGCGTCATAGGGTCCTGGGTTCTCTATCGCGCTGACCGTAGGGAGGACCCCACTGATATCGTCAGCGACATCCTGAAAAAAATGCGGCAGAGACGCGTCCACGGCGTGTTCGCCAAGGCGACGGAAAACGTCTGTTGCACCTGCCTGCTCGTCCCCGAAGAAGAGAGAGGCAGGGACTTCAGGCCTTACTTGTTCGTCGACTGGTACACAAAGCCCTGCGTAGCCATACACGAAACTCCCAACATACATTCGCCCTTACTCGAAACCGTCCTCCGACAGACGTTGGGAAATCCGCCACGAAGCTACCGCGTCGGCGTTTATCGAGACCTGAGGTCGCTGTACGCTGGCGTCCTCCAATTGTTCCCGTGA